The Chloroflexota bacterium region CATCCAGGGCAGGCCTGTCCCTTCCCTGCTACCGGTTATCAACTGAACGAATACGGATTAATTAATGAACTATCGAGAATTTGGTCGTACTGGCTGGCGGGTTTCAGCCGTAAGTTTTGGAGCCTGGGCAATTGGGGCCGATTGGGGCCAGGTTGAGAAAAAAGATGCCATTGCCGCCTTGCACACTGCTTTAGATGAAGGCATCAATCTTTTCGATACGGCGGATGTTTACGGGGATGGCCGCAGTGAAAAACTATTGGCGCAACTCAAACGCGAGCGTCCGGAAGAGTTCTATATCATTACCAAGGCGGGGCGGCGGCTGAACCCTCACACAGCCGATGGGTATAATCGAGAAAATATCACTCGCTTTGTCGAGCGCAGCCTCAAGAACCTCGAGACCGAAACCCTTGATCTGGTGCAATTGCATTGCCCGCCGACAGAGGTATATTATCGCCCGGAAGTTTTCGGCATACTGGACGATTTAGTGCAGGCTGGCAAGCTGCGCTATTATGGCGTCAGTGTCGAAAAAATGGAAGAGGCCCTGAAGGCTATCGAGTATCCAGGGGTTCAGTCGGTACAGATTATCTACAATATTTTTCGCCAGCGCCCCAACGAATTATTCTTCAGCGAAGCCCAACGGCGAAAAGTTGGCATTCTGGCCCGCGTGCCGCTTTCTTCGGGGATGCTGAGTGGGAAATTTAACCCGAAATCGCAATTTACCGCCGACGATCACCGCCAATATAATCGTCATGGGGAAGCTTTCGATGTCGGCGAAACTTTCTCGGGGGTCGATTACAAATTGGGGTTGGAAGCCGTCGAAAAATTACGGTTGCTCATCCCCCAGGGCAGCAGTATGGCGCAGTTTGCCTTGCGCTGGATTCTGATGTTCGATGCGGTCAGTTGCACCATCCCAGGCGCTAAAAATTCCCAACAGGCTGCCGAGAATGCCAGGGCCGCCGATTTAACGCCGCTTTCCGCTGAAACGATGGCAGCCGTCCGTGACATCTATAAAACTATGATTAAAAAATCAGTACATCAACGGTGGTAATCTTGACTCCAAAAGAACGTGTGCGCAAGGCGCTCACCCATCAACCGGTAAACCATCTGCCTACTCAGGTGAATTATACGCAATCCATGGGCGAAGAATTAGCCGCCCATCTCGATTGTTCTTTGGAAAATTTGCCCAATAGGCTAGGCAACCACATGCTCCGGGTTGATCTTTCATACCCGGCAAGCTATAGCCCCGACGGGAAAATTAAATTTGACTGGTGGGGTGCAGGGTTCGACGTGGAGGAGGAGGGCTACTACACTGCTTTCAATCCGCTGGCCGATTCGAAAGAGTTGGATGCTTTCGCCTGGCCCGATCCGCACGCCCCGCATCTGCTGGATGATGCCGCGGCCAAAATAGCCGCTGATCAGGGCCAGCATTTTATAACGCCAAATTTCGGCTGGGCCTTGTTTGAGCGCGCCTGGTCGTTGCGCGGCTTTGAATATTTTTTACTGGATTTAGCGATAGATGAAATATTTGTCGAGGAAATTCTTGAGCGAATCACCGAAATTCAACTGGTGCTGATTCGTCGCTTCATCGCCTTGGGGGTGGATGGCGGCTACTTTGGCGATGATTATGGCGCCCAAAAGAGTTTGCTCTTTTCCCCAGCGATGTGGCGGCAATTCATCAAGCCGCGGCTGGCACGCTTGTTCGAACCATTTCGCGAGGCCGGGCTGCCGATATTGATGCACTCTGATGGACAGATCATGCCGATCCTCCCAGATTTGGTCGAAATTGGCCTGACGACCCTCAACCCCGTTCAGCCGGAAGTACTCGATCACACCTGGCTGAAAAGCACCTTTGGCACGCAGTTAGCCTATTATGGCGGCATCTCTACCCAAACGGTGCTGCCCTACGGCTCTCCCGCCGAGGTGCAGCAGGCCGTTGCGCGCTGCAAAACCGAACTGGCCCCCAATGGAACCGGTTTATTGCTGGCGCCTTCGCACCGCATGATGTCGGATATTCCGATGGCGAACGTGGCTGCCATGCTGGAGGCTTTTGCCCAATGACGGCTGCGGTACTGGTTTCGCCGCTGCACGATCCCACAGGGCTGATGCTGGCGCAGATTCAGGCGATCACATCGTTTCTCAAAGAAAATTTCGAGCGGGCGTTTATCAGTCTTTCGCCGCCAACTGAGCAGCGCCAAGGCGAATATCTGCAATGGATGGGAGCGGATGATTTTTTTGCCGTCAATCTCAACACGCCCGGAACGCTGCCCGGCGACCATTATCTTAGCGGATATCGGCAGGCGATACGGGCATGCGTGGTGGAGACTGCGTTGCATTTATGCGATCTGGATCGGATCATCTTCGCTTACGGAACACAGCATCGGGCACAGTATCAGGCCGATTTGCGCGCCGCCAGCGCCCGGGCTGCGTCCCGCCCGACGCTCTTTCAACGGTCTACATCGGCCTGGGCTACTTATCCGCAAAATTATCGCCGTTTGGAACATCTGCTCATTGAAGCGGGGGAGTTGCTGTTTGGGAAATATTTCGATTTTGCCTGGTCGTATATGGTGATGAACGCCGCTCAACTGACGGCGCTGTTGCCTCAGATCGAGAGCCACGATTTTGGCATCTTGATCGAGATGGTGCTGTTGTTGCGAGATGAATTATTCCGTCAAGATGTGGATTGGCTGGCCTGGGAGGATCCCCTCATCTATGGTGTGGATGCAGACGAGCTGCGCCAGGCGCGGGATGCCA contains the following coding sequences:
- a CDS encoding aldo/keto reductase, with protein sequence MNYREFGRTGWRVSAVSFGAWAIGADWGQVEKKDAIAALHTALDEGINLFDTADVYGDGRSEKLLAQLKRERPEEFYIITKAGRRLNPHTADGYNRENITRFVERSLKNLETETLDLVQLHCPPTEVYYRPEVFGILDDLVQAGKLRYYGVSVEKMEEALKAIEYPGVQSVQIIYNIFRQRPNELFFSEAQRRKVGILARVPLSSGMLSGKFNPKSQFTADDHRQYNRHGEAFDVGETFSGVDYKLGLEAVEKLRLLIPQGSSMAQFALRWILMFDAVSCTIPGAKNSQQAAENARAADLTPLSAETMAAVRDIYKTMIKKSVHQRW